A region of the Phaseolus vulgaris cultivar G19833 chromosome 11, P. vulgaris v2.0, whole genome shotgun sequence genome:
ACATCAACACATTCTCAATATTGCTCGCTGCATTTTGTATCAGTCCAACTTGCCAAATCCTTTCTGGTCTTATGCTGTTTTACACTCTGTGCACCTTATAAATCGCTTACCTTCTCCTGTTATTAAAAACGAATGCCCATATAAACTGTTGTATGGAAGCTTGCCTGACCTTTCCAACGTTAAGGTGTTTGGGTGTCTCTGCTTTGCTTctacacttgagcaaaatagaCACAAGCTGGACCCCAGGGCACGCAagtgcatttttcttggtttcaaACATGGTACCAAGGGTTATGTAGTAATAGACATTCACTCTAGAGAGATCTTCACATCAAGGAATGTGATATTCTATGAGACTTATTTTTGTAATTCGAAAAATGAAAATGGTAATGATACCGCACTCGAAGACATTGATTCTGCTATATATGATGCTGCACCTCCTAAGCCTGCTGTGACCGAAGAGAACACTGAACAAGAAGAGCCTAGACGATCCATGAGAATCAAGAAACCACCAACTTATTTGGAGGACTATCATCACAGCATAATGGCATCACCATGCAGCAATGTGACACAGAAAAGCAAGGTACTGTATCCCCTTAGCTCTGTCATATCTTATAAAGGATTAGCAAAAAGTCATCTAAAATATGCTCTGTCAATTTCATGCCAAAATGAACCTCAAAACTATGAGGAAGCCAAGCAATATCCTGAATGGAGGGAAGCCATGAAAGCAGAAATAAAAGCTCTTGAAGAGAATGAAACTTGGAAGATAGTGGAGCTCCCACCAAACAAAACAGCCATCGGGTGCAAGTGGGTTTTCAAAATTAAGCGGAAAGCTAATGGAGACATAGAGAGATACAAGGCAAGACTTGTAGCAAAGGGCTACACACAGCGTGAAGGGATTGATTACATGGAGACATACTCACCTGTGGCAAGACTCACAACGATTCGCACCATCCTAGCAGTGGCATCCACCATGAATTGGTACCTTGAACAGCTCGATGTTAACAATGCTTTTTTGCATGGTGACCTAGAAGAGGAAGTCTACATGGAATTGCCACCAGGCATTGCCTCCAAGAAGGCCCATCAGGTATGTCGTTTGATGAAGTCCATCTATGGTCTAAAGCAAGCAAGCAAACGCTGGTATGATAAGCTTACCTCCTTCCTTCATTCCATTAATTTTACGCACTCCAAAGCTGACAACTCACTTTTTGTGAGAAACATTGAGGATTCCTTCATTGCACTTCTTGTATACGTAGACGATATTCTCATTACTGGAAACAATGCTGATGACATTAATGCAGTAAAAGATTCCTTAAATACagcatttaaaataaaagacttAGGTCATTTGAAGTTCTTTTTAGGTCTAGAGATCGCTAGGACTGTGAAAGGCATTCATATTTGTCAACGCAAGTATGCTCTTGAGATTTTGGCAGATGCAGGGATGCTGAATGCTAAACCAGCAGCCACACCTATGGTGCAAAAGAATGAAACTCTGTTCGACAAAGATGCAGCGGTGCATGAAGTCTCCATGTACAGAAGAATCATTGGAAGACTGCTTTACTTGGTAAATACAAGGCCTGACATTAGTTTTTCTGTGCAATTCCTTAGTCAATTTGTTGAGGCACCCACGAAAGCACACCATCAAGCAGCACAAAGAATTCTTCGCTACATAAAAGCCTCTCCAGCTCAAGGTCTTTTTTATCCCAGAGACACAAGCTGGCAGATCAAGGCATTCAGCGACTCAGATTGGGCATCATGCGTTACAACACGACGCTCTACCACTGGCTTCTGCATTTTCCTTGGTGAATCTTTGATATCATGGAGAACCAAAAAGCAAAGCACCATATCTCGTTCTTCATCTGAAGCAGAGTATCGAGCTCTTGCAGCTACTAGTTGCGAGATTCAATGGCTAAGTTTCTTGCTTGAAGATCTACGCATTACTTCTGATGGAGTTGCCAGCCTATTTTGTGACAGTCAATCAGCAAGGCATATAGCACAAAATAACAGCTTCCATGAAAGAACGAAGCATATAGAAATAGACTACCATGTAGTGAGGGAGAAGCTGCGTCAAGGTCTTTTCCACCTATTGCCTATTCGCACAGAAAACCAACCTGCTGATCTTCTTACCAAATCTCTTAACAAAGAGATCTTTTACAAATTCCTTTCCAAGCTTGGTGTGTTAAACATTCACCCACCAGCTTGAGGAGGCGTTTTGATGTTCCCTGTTATTTTACTGTTGGGCTGGGCCCTCTCTCACAAAACTGTTGGGGTGAGTCTTCTCTCCTTTCGTTCTCcacgtgtatatatatatatgactcaATGCATGCAACTCCATGCATGAAAAACGTTAAACATTACGTTAATAATAAAAGCTTTAGTTTCTCTCTCATTgttactgttcatcttctctttcCTTGGCTCTGCCCTTTATTACTCACTGTGGGAACGCAGaacttcaaaatatattattagtcTATTATCATTATTCCCAGTACTATAGCTATACCTTATAATGTGTCTCGCGAGGGTATGCATAAAAACTACAGTACattagtttaaaatataaatattaaaagataaaacttATTTATAGTTAAATAAGTAACTAAACTTGGTTATTATGTTGAGCATGCTACAGTTGTTAAGGTAATTGTGAGATTTCTTAAGATCCacgtattaaaaaaaaataaaaatgaaagagcTATCTTTATTCTgtttatatttgaaataaatctaAATTGAATGGTGCTCACACCAATCATGTTGTACATAGTTAGTTTAGTGTTTTTTCTTAgatatgatattattatgaaaaagagaaaaagatgaAATCTATAGTAGAGAGACACTTGGAATCTAGTATTGTGTAAGTGTTGATGATGCTACCAGATTTGAAGGaatcacaaatattttttgtatcTAGTATCTGCTGGTGATTGAAGTGTTTCCAAAAACACTTGGTGCCCTGATCTGTAATGACACTGTTACACATGTTATCATTTTTTTGTCTCCTATACGAAGAAAGCTGCAATCTCTGTAGTATAAGGTCttttactattaaaaaaatgaaggtTTCTTATCTTCTTATTGAGCTTACATGATAAAGTATTCAATCCTTGCAGCACTCATTCTTCTAGATAAAAAAATTGTCGCAAAAAGTGTTTTAGTTTCTGTTGTTGAGGAAACTATTTGATAATTTTGTATACTCATGTTCTTGGGTCAGATCTTTAAGATTTGGAATAACTCATTAAACAGGATATCAGGTTTTCCTCATTCATCATAGATGGCTTCTTCTGTTAGTTTAGTGGTCTATCCTCTTCCCATTCATTATTGCCATATTCATTTAATTGAATCATATATGCAATAAGTGTATGGCAATAATGACACAAACTTACATTTCATGACACAAACTTAGTTTAAAAGGTGGAAccaacaataaaatatattatataataacaaTCTATTTCAGTTCATCCATTATATAAAGACCATCCCAGTTTTTAACATCTCTCAACTATATCTCAATTAGCTTTCTCTCTTTCTTACGCCTATTTTACTTGCTAGGCATGGTTGAGCTTCCGTTCAGCTCAAGGGCTATTCCAACATTGCTCATTCTCTGTTTCTTCCTTATTTTTGGGAATTTCCACAATGCAGAGGCCAGAAATAGACATTACAAATGGGAGGTGAAGAATGAGTATAGGTCCCCTGATTGCTTTAAGAAGCTTGTTATCACAATCAATGGAATAACTCCAGGACCCACCATCCAGGCTCAGGAGGGTGACACGGTTGTTGTTCAACTTAACAACACTTTGATGACGGAAAACCTTTCCATTCACTGGCATGAGATTAGACAAGTTTGGCTTCATCTTCTacccaaaatatattttcaaaatataagcttaaataaaaaaagatttaaatGATTAATTTAGACTTTTCATATATTGCTTGGCGGCACATTTATTTATCAGTTTGTTGTAGACAAGGTAAGTTCTAATATTCTACCCACATGAATAATCATATTAATTCCTTATCTTCTGTTTGCCGTTTGCTGTTCAATTCTTTCATACTTAACACCAAAACAGCTCTTAGTGTCTTATTTGCTTGAATCTTTTATGTTACAGCCTGGTATATATCTTTACCATGCTCACTATGGAATGCAAAGGGAAGCGGGGCTATATGGACTAATTCGTGTGGCACCCCGTGACCCTGAACCCTTTACCTATGACTTTGACAAGCATTATTCTGAACGATTGGTACCACAAGAGCACTTATGAACAAGCTGCTGAACTATCTTCAATTGCCTTTCAATGGGTGGGAGAGCCTCAGGTAAATTAATTGTTCAATGCAAAATCTACCATCTTTTCTATTTCCTTTCTTCAATGTGTAACTGTTGGTTTTATTCTTACTCTttgtatatatttgttttcCCCAATCACTTCTGATTCATGGAAAAGGAAGATTCAACTGCTCCAAATCTCCAAGCTTGAGCACTGATGTTTGTGACATATCAAAATGTTCTCCCTTTATACAAACTGTGATCCCAGGCAAAACATACCGACTCAGAATTGGCTCCAAATAGAGGTAATCAAAGgttttgtatataaataaattttcatccATCCTTTCTAAACAAATCTTCTAAAcattatcaatttattttttagtttaccAAGATAATCAGGTTATCAATTTATTCTGTAAACCACCTACAGAATCAGGTTAAGCTTTTCATGTGTTGCTTTGGTATTCATTGAAGTCCAATTTAGCTAAC
Encoded here:
- the LOC137828019 gene encoding L-ascorbate oxidase-like isoform X1; translated protein: MFELFGMVELPFSSRAIPTLLILCFFLIFGNFHNAEARNRHYKWEVKNEYRSPDCFKKLVITINGITPGPTIQAQEGDTPGIYLYHAHYGMQREAGLYGLIRVAPRDPEPFTYDFDKHYSERLVPQEHL
- the LOC137828019 gene encoding L-ascorbate oxidase-like isoform X2, translated to MPVAEARNRHYKWEVKNEYRSPDCFKKLVITINGITPGPTIQAQEGDTPGIYLYHAHYGMQREAGLYGLIRVAPRDPEPFTYDFDKHYSERLVPQEHL